The genome window GACGGTATCGTGCGGGGCGCTTTCATCCTGCTTGCCGATGACCCGTACGACCTTCTGCAATTCCTGCATCAGGTCGGACTTGTTGTGCAGGCGACCCGCCGTATCGATAAGCAGAATATCGACGCCGGCTTCCCGGGCTTCCTTGAGGGCCTCGAAGGCGAGGGAGGCGGCATCGGTGCCGGTTTCCCTGGAAACGACCGGAACGCCCGTGCGGTCGCCCCAGACCTTGAGCTGCTCGACTGCGGCCGCACGGAACGTGTCGCCGGCCGCCAGCATGACCGAAAGGCCCTGTTCCCGATAGCGCTTCGCCAGCTTCCCGATCGTCGTCGTCTTGCCGGAGCCGTTGACGCCGACGACAAGCACGACGTGCGGTTTTCTGTCCGGCACCGGTTCCAGCGGCTTCGCAACCGGCTCCAGAACCGCGGTCACGTGGGCAGCAAAGGCTTCGCGCACTTCTTGATCGGTGATTTCCTTGTCGAACCGGTTACGGGCCAGCTCCGCCGTCATCCGCGCAGCCATCGCAGGTCCCAGATCCGCGGCGATCAGAACG of Alphaproteobacteria bacterium contains these proteins:
- the ftsY gene encoding signal recognition particle-docking protein FtsY gives rise to the protein MALNWFQKIKQGLTKTSSRLTDGVASIFTGKRRLDDAALEELEDVLIAADLGPAMAARMTAELARNRFDKEITDQEVREAFAAHVTAVLEPVAKPLEPVPDRKPHVVLVVGVNGSGKTTTIGKLAKRYREQGLSVMLAAGDTFRAAAVEQLKVWGDRTGVPVVSRETGTDAASLAFEALKEAREAGVDILLIDTAGRLHNKSDLMQELQKVVRVIGKQDESAPHDTVMVLDATVGQNALQQVSVFGDMVKVTGLVLTKLDGTAKGGVLVALADRFGLPVHAIGVGEQADDLRPFEARDFARGLMGLE